In the Corythoichthys intestinalis isolate RoL2023-P3 chromosome 12, ASM3026506v1, whole genome shotgun sequence genome, one interval contains:
- the tex30 gene encoding testis-expressed protein 30 isoform X2 — translation MAYSEKLKVPFGTKYLEAALCRPTSSEHHIYTAVILTHGAGGDMNFKHLVSLAHALASKGYLCLRFTCKGLNLACRVKAYHAVWDYLKSMPNLIIKDIFLGGRSMGCRAATALAKRLCDESEGAVQGLVCLSFPLHPPGQTHDHQKRSENLRGLSESMAVLFVSGTEDNMCDRVLLEGTVKEMNAQVEVFWVSGGSHGLKVSGRSEESILEELNAYVITWLTKWETETKH, via the exons ATGGCGTATTCG GAAAAACTGAAGGTTCCATTTGGAACGAAATATTTGGAGGCTGCGTTGTGTCGTCCTACCTCCTCAGAACATCACATTTACACAGCTGTCATACTGACCCATGGAGCTGGTGGAGACATGAACTTCAAACATCTTGTTTCTTTGGCACACGCTTTGGCCTCAAAGGGCTACTTGTGTCTCCGATTCACATGCAAAGGTTTAAATCTGGCCTGTAGAGTCAAGGCTTACCATGCAGTGTGG GACTACTTGAAATCAATGCCAAACTTGATCATTAAGGACATATTCCTTGGAG GCAGGTCAATGGGTTGCCGTGCTGCCACCGCCCTGGCCAAACGGCTATGCGACGAATCAGAAGGTGCCGTGCAGGGTCTCGTCTGTTTGTCCTTCCCCCTGCACCCCCCAGGACAGACTCACGACCATCAAAAGCGCAGTGAAAATCTTCGGGGACTCTCTGAAAGCATGGCAGTTCTCTTTGTTTCAGGCACGGAAGACAACATGTGTGATAGG GTTCTTCTTGAGGGAACAGTAAAAGAGATGAATGCTCAAGTGGAGGTTTTCTGGGTGAGTGGAGGAAGTCATGGCTTGAAAGTGTCGGGTAGGTCAGAGGAGTCAATATTAGAGGAGTTGAACGCTTATGTTATAACCTGGCTCACAAAATGGGAAACAGAGACAAAACATTAG
- the tex30 gene encoding testis-expressed protein 30 isoform X1 has protein sequence MDMFCEEKLKVPFGTKYLEAALCRPTSSEHHIYTAVILTHGAGGDMNFKHLVSLAHALASKGYLCLRFTCKGLNLACRVKAYHAVWDYLKSMPNLIIKDIFLGGRSMGCRAATALAKRLCDESEGAVQGLVCLSFPLHPPGQTHDHQKRSENLRGLSESMAVLFVSGTEDNMCDRVLLEGTVKEMNAQVEVFWVSGGSHGLKVSGRSEESILEELNAYVITWLTKWETETKH, from the exons ATGGACATGTTTTGCgag GAAAAACTGAAGGTTCCATTTGGAACGAAATATTTGGAGGCTGCGTTGTGTCGTCCTACCTCCTCAGAACATCACATTTACACAGCTGTCATACTGACCCATGGAGCTGGTGGAGACATGAACTTCAAACATCTTGTTTCTTTGGCACACGCTTTGGCCTCAAAGGGCTACTTGTGTCTCCGATTCACATGCAAAGGTTTAAATCTGGCCTGTAGAGTCAAGGCTTACCATGCAGTGTGG GACTACTTGAAATCAATGCCAAACTTGATCATTAAGGACATATTCCTTGGAG GCAGGTCAATGGGTTGCCGTGCTGCCACCGCCCTGGCCAAACGGCTATGCGACGAATCAGAAGGTGCCGTGCAGGGTCTCGTCTGTTTGTCCTTCCCCCTGCACCCCCCAGGACAGACTCACGACCATCAAAAGCGCAGTGAAAATCTTCGGGGACTCTCTGAAAGCATGGCAGTTCTCTTTGTTTCAGGCACGGAAGACAACATGTGTGATAGG GTTCTTCTTGAGGGAACAGTAAAAGAGATGAATGCTCAAGTGGAGGTTTTCTGGGTGAGTGGAGGAAGTCATGGCTTGAAAGTGTCGGGTAGGTCAGAGGAGTCAATATTAGAGGAGTTGAACGCTTATGTTATAACCTGGCTCACAAAATGGGAAACAGAGACAAAACATTAG